The DNA segment GGACTGCTCTGTAAGAGCTTCGCTGTGATCTGTTCGATGCGCTCCTTCGCTGTCCGGTCGATTTCCGATAGGTGGCTGTTCAGTTTGCCCGATAGCATCAGGCTTGCGTACATCCCTTTCCGGTAGTTTTTCAGATATGTTTTGCGCAACATCCCATATTTGCCGATGTGCGTTTCTTCCTTCGGCAGCATCAGGTCGGGTATCAGATAATCGCCCTTCTGCGTGTAGGTCAGTTCCATATTTACCATCCCTTTCAGAATTACTGTTTTGCTTTACGTTTTCATTGTGATGTACATCCTGATTTTTTGCAAAGGTACGGTTTTGTTTTTTCTCCGCTTTTTGCAGTTCCTTGACCGTTGCCCCGATTTCCTTTAAAACCATTTCGGAAATATCACTTGTGGCCGCACCCAAGCGCGAAATGGTATCCAGCGTATTGAAATTCACAATGCCTTGAAAATCCTCAAAGCTCAGGTATTTATCGGCAGGATAGCCGCAGCGGACTAATGCTATGTAAGCCACGGAAATCTTGAGAATTTCCTTGAAGATTACTTCCACATTCAGGTCGTCCAGCTCTTCCAAAAAGCTATTTTCCCTAAAGTACATCAGATCAGAGAGATAGTCGGGGAAATTATCATCCACGGCATTGCGGGCGGCAGAGATTAAGGCGGTCACAATATCTTTTTTTTCTTCAAGCTCACCAAAGGTGCTTTCCAACGTTTCCTTCACGGACTCCGCATATCTATCCTGCATCGCCCAAAGCGCAACGGGGCGGTTATAGCGGCTGTTGGTGTCCGACACATCGAACACATGTCGCAAAGTTAAACGGCTTCCGCTGTCGTCGATGAGGGCGATGCCCTTCGCGCCTCGGTTTACCCATCTGCCAAACTTCTGATTCCATAGCTCAATGGGAGCACAGGCAGTCGCATCGGGACGCTGCGCATAAATCAAAAGCTGATCCTGAAACGGATATTTGTAATTCCATGCTGCCGTTTTCAGAAAGGAAGTCCAGTTGACAGGATTTCTTGTGGCGCTTTGAGCCGTCCTTTCCGAAAGCTCTGTAATCAGTTGCAGCTTCGTTGCCAACGTTTATCCCTCCTTATCGTTCCGGCTCGTACCTTTTCTTTTGGGGCTGCTGTACTGGTTTTTCGGGTGTATCCTTTTCCTGCTGGAGACTTTTTAAATAATGGACTTCATCCAACGCCCGGTTACATAAATCCTCAAGTGCGGTCAGGCGGTCATTCATGTAATGCCCCCAGAAATATTCCTTTTCACCCTTTCTGCATTTCCACGTCACAAAGTTTGCGGGTGCTTCATCACGCAGACCGATTACAAATTCCGCATTTCCCACGGTCAGTCGGTCGGTGATGACATAACCTGCATTGATTTCCTTTTCCATGTTCAAACCTCCTAACGTTCCTGCTCATATTTTTTCTGCTTTACCTGCCTTTCGGTCTGTATCTGCTTGAGCCGTTCCTTTGCCCAATCGGGCATATGTTCTGGCTTGATGGTGCCCAAAATATCCTCCCGGTTCCAGCGCGATTCCTTTCCGGAGTATAGGTTGACGGTGTAGACAGTGCGGCCCCGGGAATTGGCATGAGAGCCAAAGCCGCCTGTGGCCAGCACGAGCTGTTTGTCGGCAGTACGGTATTCAGGACGCAGGCGCTCCGGACGGATGACCGCCACCTTGTTTTCAATACTCTCTCCGTAATCATTCGGGATACAATGCTCCAGCACGAAAGGCTGCAGGGGAACGGTGATTTTGTCCCGTTCCGCTTTGATCGCTTCAAGCTGTGCCTGTACGCGGTCGGTAAATTCTGTCATCATTTCCACGTAGTCCGCACTTGCTGAGGCATTAAAATAGTGATCGATGCCCAACGGGTTATCCCAGGTGCAATTGCATACCATGTACGGATAATCGGTTTTGGTATCATCCAGTGTAAAAAGGATTTCTTTATCTCCAACATGAATGGCGTGTTTTACCTCGTAGGTATCCACCATGCGTTTTTCTTCATCCATCGATATTTCCACTCCAATCTATGAGGAAGACGAAAAGGGACGGTGCCGTCCCTTTTGCCATCCTGCCGTTATTTCTTTTTCCGCTTAATGTGCAAATACACCGCACCACCGACAATTACAAGACAGAGCACGATGGCCAGTATCGCTTTCAGTTCCACAAAATCACCTCCTTCAACTTAATCAGCAAATGAGTTCATATATAAAAAGAGCCCCGGCATACGTGAAGAAACCAATGCTCAAAAATACGGCCAACGGGACGCTTTTTTGTTTTGTCGCCTTTGCATAAATACAGGCGGGAAGCAAAGCAATAAAGAGAATGACCGCAAGAGAGAACAGACCAAAGCAAAAGCCCATTGCCGCCGTGAGCTTAATGTCGCCGCCTCCAACACCTCCAAACTTGGCGGCAAGGAAAAACAGGCACAATCCCGGCAGCAGAAATCCGACAATCCGCTCAAGTAAGGCTGGATATGGCAGCAGAAAAGCGGATGCAGCTCCAATCAAGAAAATAGCTATCCATGTCCAATCCGGAATAATCCGCTTTCTATAATCCATTACTGCTGCCCAAAGTATGGGAATGGCGCATAACAGCGTGGCCATTATCAATTCCCCGTGGTGACATCATCATCGTACATGCTGTCCACCACATAAATTTTTAGCTCTCCTCCGGTAACCCACTTGGATAAGGTCCCTCCCGGGGTGTGCACGTCGGTAACCAAAAGCTGCACGATATAATCCATGTTGTCGGGGAACCAGGTTGGAACATATTGCTTTTTGTACCGGAACGGTGAGCTGGGATTCTCCCGGAAAGTAAAATGATTCGTACTGTTGGACATCAACGGTACGGATGTTTCATAGCGGTACTGCGGCAGATAGACTTCCGCCGTCTGGGCGGCGGTAATCAGCTCCGGCCTGTCGTAATTGGTGTTTATGGTAGCAGTAATGCTGATGGTAAAGCCGTAGCCAGATTTGAGATAGCCCTTTGCCTTAGTGTCGTAGTCCAGTGCGGCAGTGACTTTCAGTTCGGCATAAAACTGCCGCCATACAAATTGGCCGTTTTCATAGCGTTGCTCCCACCACGTCACTTTTGGCTGGTCGCTTCTTTGCGGCGGTGCGGGGACGGTCCTGCTTTCTTCCGGCTCATCATAGGCTACATTTTTGATGACGGCATTTTGGGTATAGGTGTTGTTGGCGGCAGTGGTTTCATTGTCTAATACTTTATCGGGGTTGATGGTGGCGATCAGAGTGATGTTTTTATCAGCTTGGACATTGGGGGTATTCCATTTGAGCGATACGACGTTCCAGGTGTCTTGCTCCATGACCACGGCATCAACACGCTTTTTGATCGAAAGCTCCGGGATTTCAAACAGGACGGAAACCTTTTGCCCCGGCGTAAAGTCCAGGCTTCCTTTGTTGGATACCTTGATGGTACTGATGACCGTCTGGTTTTCCTTGTATTGGTCGGGCGTTATCCGCTGTACATCCAGGTCATAGGGACGTTCTACCACCATGATTTCCGCTGCCGCTTGGTTGTTGCTGGTGTTGCTATCCCTGTAATCTGTAGGCGGTGATACCTGTGCCGCCAAATGAATGGTTGTGCCTTTTTCTCCCGCCGTGCTTTTGACGACGTAAGCTTTGGTTTCATAGGCTTTGAAATTTGCAGTGGATGGCACTGTCAAAACCGCCTTGCTGTCAATGGAAGCGTTTAAACTCACTCCCGACAGCGCTTTGTCCGTGGAATTGGCAAAATACACGGTAAAGCTGTATTCCTCCTGCTCGTAAACCATGGGCGGGCAGGATAGGTTAGCCCATATGTCGCACAGCTTTTCCGAAGGTACATCCGGATTGTCTGGGTTATCGGGATTGTCCGGGTTATCAGGTGGGTTGTCGGGATTATTAGAATTGTCCGGATTGTCCGGTGGGTTGTTAGGATTATCAGGCGGATTGTCGGGATTGCCGGAAGGCTTTTTCACTACCGTGATTTTTGAAACGGCGGTGTTGTTGGCTGGATTATCGTCACGGAAGCCGTTCGGCGTTGTAATATTGGCCCACAGGTTATATATCTCGCCCGCGTTTCCCGCCGTGCCTGTAATGGTGAAGGATTTTGTCTCCCTGGGATTGAAACTGTAAGCTTTCGGAATTTGTGCCAAAGCGGTATCGTTGTTTGTCCCCCGCAACAGCACATTTTTCAGTTCCGTACCGGATTGGTTGGTAAAGCTCACGGTATAGCTGTAGTTCTCATATTCATATACGGTGGACGGCGCAAGAATGCTTGCCGACAAGTCGCAAAGCTTCGGTGAGTCAGGCGGCTGATCCGGGGGATTATTCGGGATATCCGGCTGGTCGGGATTATTGCCAGGGTCAGGCGTTTTTTCAGGTTCCGGTGCAGGTTCCTCAATGATTTTGATGATTGCCGTGGCTGTGTTGTTGGCGAGATTGCCGTCGATAAAGCCCTCCGGTACACCGATGTTCGCCAACAGGTTTATCACATCAGCAGAAGTGTCGGCCTTGCGTTTGATGGTGTAGGTTTTGCTCTCATTGGGTGAGAAGTCCTGCACGGCAGGAATCTCTTTGATCAGGTCATCGTCCACCGTGCCTTTGAGTGGTACATCATAAGCCAGACTATTTCCGCTGTTCATAAAAACTACGGTGAAGGAATAGCTGTCCCCCCGGTAAACCGTGGCAGGGGCGCGGATGGCAACCGACAGGTCGTTTCCGTCACAAGCCTTGAACTTGAAATAGAAGTCTGCGGTGGGAATTTTGTAATTAATTTTTTGCGTAATAGAGGTCTGTGTACTACTTTCTCCGTCGGTATATTCGGCGCTCTCCGGTGTGTAGTCCCATTCAAGACCGCAATAGATAAAATTGCGGGACAGGAGGATGTCGTCCTTGGAAAAGGTGACGGAGGTGGTCTGATATGGGAAAAGAAGCTCCGGCACTCCCTTGTCCTGGGCTGAGAGCTTTCCATAAACCTCTTGCTTGCTTTCATCACACCAGGTTGCATCAATGTTTATTTTTACCGGAGCCTGATAGGTGGTTTCCGTGTTTCGCATGGTTTCAAAGGCAATGAGGGCTTTCTCCGTCCAGCTATAGCAGGTAGTCAATGGTTCAAAATCCATGTTCGTATCATAGGTTCCATAGAGCTTGCCGGAAGAAAAACCGTAAATTTCCACGACCAGACTACCCTTTAGCGTGTAAGTACCTCCGTCATATTTATCAATCCAACCGGCAATCCGTTCCTGCTCGTGGTCGGCAACGGTATTGGCGTTCACAAGATCGATACGCTGTGGCTCTTGAAAGGATTTCAGCAGTGTTTCGCCCTCATAGATTTCCTTTACGTTCATGCCTATGGTGCGGTAGCGGGTGTCATAAATGGCTTTGACTTGAAATACCACATTGGCCGTGACGGTGAGGACGGCTCCCTGATCCGTTTTGGCGGTGATGGTATAAGGACCGCAAGCCTCCTTGCTTTCGACGGTCAGAATATATTCCGGCGTTATCTCCCGGCTATGGCCGCCATACTCCAATTGAACCCTTGTGAGCGTACCGGTTTTTGCTGTGACGCTCACGGGAATTTGTGCCGGGAATTGCTCCACGGCAACCACGCCGCTTTCGCTTTGCAGGCTGTCTATGGGAGAAGTGACATTGATTTCAATGTCGCTGTTCGATGCGGCAAACGCCTTGACGGAAAAGAGCAGACAGCATATAAATACAAGCGGCATGGCTAAAATATACTTTCGTTTCATTCGGAACCTCCTTTCTCGATTCTGTTGTTGACGCTGGAGATGGTAAAGGGAAGCCGAACCTTGCCGGTCAGGAAGCCGAAAATGCTGCGGGTTTTCAGTGTCCCTTTCAGCGTCAGCCAGGGTGGGTCATCGGTGGCCTCCAGGCTTTCAATTTCAAGCTCATAAACCCATTGCCCATTGGCATATTTGTCCATTTCCGGGTTCAGTCCCATGCTTTCATGCAAATATTCGTACAGCGTTTCCTCGGCAAGGGCGCTGTCCATCCGTGAATAGCCGTCTCTTCGGTATTCGTCGAGCATGGCGTATTCTACAGAGTCGTTTACCCCGCGCTGGAGCACGTATTCAACTTGCTGGTAAAGACTTTCCATGCGGAAGTATTCGATCAGGATAGCGGCAAGGGTGAGAATAAAAAAGACGAGGATGAGGATAAACACAAAAGCGTCGCCCTTCTGGTTGTTCATAATGCGTTTAAAATTGCCCACAGATTTTCCCTCCTTTCCGGCATTTTCATTCTGATAGCTTCCAGTATTTTTCCGACATACCGGTGATGCTTACTTTCATGGGGATATTGATCTGAACAGGCGGCGTAAAGGACGGTTTGAATAGGGTAAAGGCATAGCTGTCTGTCATCGTCACAGTAAAGGTATCCCGCAGTTGGATTTTTTGGATTCCGTCGCAATACTCCACATTCTCGATGGTCATTTCCGGCGAAAGGCCGGTCTGCTCCTTCAGCCGGTAAAAGACGTCGTAGGCGTTGTTCGATACCTGTCCCTCCAGCTCAACCACCCGGACAACACGGCGGCACATATGGTTCAAGTTCAAATAGGCGGTAAAGATACTTAGAAAGGACATCACTGTGGCCATGAGCGTAATCACCACCAGCGTCTTGATAATCAGCTCGTAATAGGCGCTGCCCTTTCTACCCAAAAGCAGCTTTTTAAAAGGCTGAGGGGGAGAATTTCTCCCCCGTATGCCCCGGTGCTTCCTGTTCATCTGCTTGCACCTCCCCTGTGAGTAAATATACCCGGCAATGCTGCCATCAGCTTAATAAGCCGGTGATCTTGGTGACGATGCTGTTCCAGATGGTGGTGATGGAGCCTTGATACAATGTCATGAACATTGCGCCTACTACCACGACAATCAAGACGACGATAAGCCAGCCGGTCATCTGGTCGCCGGATTTGTTTGCCAATACGTTCATGGTTTTTAGTCCTGCCATGCGAATTCTGTTTTTTAAAGTTGCCATCATAATAAATACCTCCATATCGTTTTTTTATCTTGGTTTCATGGGAAAGGGGAGCGATGCTCCCCCCGGTGTTTTTGCCTTTCGGTTTTAAATACTGTTAACTCAAAAGGCCGGTAATTTTAGTGACGATATTGTTCCAGATAGTGGTGATTGAATCCTGATACAGCGTCATAAATACTGCACCCACAACTACCACGATCAGGACAACAATGAGCCAGCCGGTCATTTGGTCGCCGGACTCGCTTTTTAGAAGTCCTCTGGCACTTGAAAGAGTGTTGGCGATTCTTTTCTTCATGGTATTTTCCCTCCTTTCTCCGGTGATTTGGATTGCGGTTGTTTTGTTTTCCATGGGTCATACCTCCTGAAAATGTATTTTGAAAAAGGGTTGCCCCGTTTTCACATTAAAAAAGGCTCCCCATTGACCTGATTAGGTGGGAGCCGATAACGTAGAGCAAGGTGGCCAGGGTTACAGCCACCAATGGGATGGACGCTATTTTGATTTTGCCGGGCAGCTTATTCAGCTTTTTCTTTAAGGCTTCCTTAGCTTTGACGTCCATATCTCGGGCAAGATAGGCTAGCGCTTCGCCCTGATGCTCGCCTCGGTACAGTCCGATAAGGGCATTGACCAAAAAGGACACGTCCGTAAGGCCGATGCGTTCATTGAAATTCCGAAGGGCTGTTTCAATATTCTTGACCTTCATCTCCATGACCAAAACCGAAACATCGTAGCGGAACACATCGCTTGCAACCATTAGGTAATCCTCGAATATCTGGATCAAATCGACCTGCACGACTGTTTTTTGGCTGCCTTCCCGGATATCGTCCAGCTTATACAGGATGGAACGGACAAAGCTTGGAAGTTCCGCTTCGATAAGTGCCTTTTTCGTTTTTAGTTTATCTTTAAAGTCCGTCGTAAAATGGAAATAGACCACAATGGAAAAAATGAGAATGACGGGCACAATGCTTTTTGCCCCGACTGCCAAAAGCGGAACCAGGAGCAGAAGGGTGAAGGAAGCGCAGATAAGTGCCCTGGCTCGATATTCCCTGGGTGTGAGGTCAATCCCTCCGCGTCTTAGCGTGGACGCCAGCTTCGCTTCCCTTGCTGGATCAAGCCTGATCCATCGGGATACCGGCTTGACAAGGGGCATGACAAAGCGGTTTAACAGCCTTTGGCCCGGTTTCTCCTTTTCGGTTTGCAGATTTTTGATATTTTTCTTCATGCTCAGCTTCGGAATTTTAAGCAGTTGTCTGCAAATTAAAAATCCTGCCGCAGTCAGCAGGACAAAGACAATGATCTGATAAAACAACTTGGAACCTCCTATCTGTTAACGGGTTTGGTAATCTTCATCACATAAAATGCCGTCGCAAGTGCGGTCAGCAGCATAATAACAATCAGTAGCTTGCCGATGGTGGTTTGGGTCAGGATGGAAAACCATTCTGCGTTGGAAAAGCGCATCATAGGGATGACACTGAACATTAATCCCACCGTCATCAGGTAATCCCGCCAGACTCGGACCATCATGCCATCGCTTTCGATCTGCATGGACTTTGCGTCGTTCATGGCTTTGATGATGGGAAACAAAGCAAATTTCAACCGCCGGTCGTGATAGCAGAGGATGAGCATTTTTGCCCACTCGGCAAAATATCGGTTTTTGATCTTTGCCGCCAGACGGTACAATCCGTGTTCTACATTCGGGTTGATGAGCTTGATTTCCGATACAAATTCGTCAAAGGCCGTCGGACTTCTCAGGTGAGCCGGGATGTACCGGTTTTTTTCTTCCACATAAGTTTCCACGGCTTTGATGATGTCGTCACACCCTGCATAGGCATTGGTGATGATAGACACGGTGTTTTCCAGCCCCTCGATTTCCTCCCGCGCGGCTGTGGCGCTTTTTACGGTCAGGTAGAAGAAGGGGACAGGGGTCAGGCATACCGACATTACTGCCGCCAGCTCGACACTGTTAAACAGCATAAGCCCGGCCAAAAATCCGCCTGCTACTGACGCGCCTGTCATAACTAAATATTTCTTTTGAGTACATCCGGTTTGCCTGAACAGGGTTTGAAACCGGATGGCAATCCGCTCGGTGATTTTCAGCTTTGCCCCCGCCAGGTATAGACGTCGTTTTTTCAGCGGGTTCTGCTCTGTTGTAAAGGGGCTCAGTCCCAACAGGAGGAAAAGCGACACGCTGATGAGAGCAAATACCAGGATAAGGGATATTTGAATGCTCATTTCTAACCTCCTTCCGGGCTGTACCCGCTGCCCGCAAAACGGCGGATTTCTGTCAGCTCAACGCCATTGACCAGCAAGCGTTCGGCAAGAGCGTAAGAAATGTTTTCCATACGCCGGTGGTTTCCTATGACCTTTGTAATCCTTCCGGTTTCGTCCTTTTCATAGTGGTCTACCACGAATTTAAAAAGGGTGCTGCCGGTGACCTCACCGTCCTTTACTCCCGTGGCTTCAAAGATTTCCATGTATTTGCGGGATTTGTCGGGGAGCTGCATTTTGAAAAGCATAATGGGAAAGGCTTCCACGATGTTTTTCAAGAGCCTTTCCTCCGACAGGGAGGTCCCAGCTTCCAGGCACATGGTCAGGATTCTGTCATAAGCGGATCTGGCGCTGTTGGCGTGCAGCGTGCTGACGATGGTGTGTCCCGTCCGTCCGGCCTCCTGCACCGTTAAGGCTTCTTTTCCTCTCATTTCGGCGGGAACAAGAACGGTGGGATGAAGCCGCAGGGAGAGCTTCAACAAATCCAGCATGGTAATGGGGTTGGGTTCTTCCTTTGTGAGAAGATGAATTACGTCGTTTACCATCACATCGTTATCATCAAACTGCGCCAGGGTCAATTCACGGGTATCTTCAATTGTAATTATCCTTTTGTCCTTTGAGATGCAACTCAAAATATATCCCATGTCAGAGGTTTTCCCGCTGCCGGTGGCTCCGGCAATGGCCACCGATATGCCGTTATTGACGCAGAGCGTAAGCAGGTCTAATTCCTCCGGCGTGGCTGTTTCCCAGCCGATGAGGTTTTCCCTTGTGATGTAGGACGGCTTTTGCTTTCTGACCGAAGCGATGGCTCCGGCATCGGGATCGACACAGGGCTCAATGGCTCCCGACATGCGGATGCCCCGTGCGATAAAGCTGTCTCCGATGGGCTTGCTGCCGTCCAATATAACATTCCCGAACCGGCTCATTTTTTTGGCGATGTTGGCGCAAGCCTCCGGGCTGCCGAAGGTGTTTGACAGCCGCACCTTTTTGTCCTTGTACAGCACCCAGATGCCGTTATAGCCGTTAACGTTGACTTCCTCCACGTCACTGTCCTGGAGGTAGGGGGATAAAAGCCCCAAGCCGGCCATATCATCGTAGATCATATCCACCAACTCGGAAATGTTCTGAATGCCCTTTGCCACCATATGCTCACTGTTCAGGTAGCGCATGATCAGATCCTTGAGCTTGCCCTCGGCTTCTTCCGAATACAGCACCTGTGCCAGTTCTGCGGAATGGTTCTTGGCAATGATCCGCTGCAGCTTATCCAGAATTTCACCGTAGTCCTGGGCTTCCAAATTGCTTTCTCTGCTGTCGGAGCGTCGCTTGTTGGCCCGGTAAATCAGGTCGTTGACGGAAAACCTGTTGTTCACGATGCTTCACCTCCGCAGATTCCCTTTGCTATTTGCTCCAGTACCTTGCCGTAGCGCTTGCATGTTCTGTCTTGAAAGAAATAGATAGGCGTCCCGACGTTTTCCAGTTCACCTGCCCGTTTTATATAGGGCAGCTCATAGGCAAAAGGAAGTTCCGTCATGCTTCGATAGGTCTTGTCATCAAACTCGCCGTTAGGAAGCTGTAGGATATGGGTCTGCTTGTCGGCAATATGCAGCTCCCGTACAAAATCCGAAACGCCTTCATGCCACATTTGCGCCGCCATGGACGGCTTATGCAGGGTATATATCCTTTCGGCCAGCCACAGTCCCACGCCGGATACCGGATTGGTCACCTCTGCGGCTCCATCCACGATGAGAATATCAAAAACCAGGGATGCGGCATTCATCATCCGTTCCGCTTCCCGGAGGGTAACGGCATCGCAGAGAAGCCCGGTATAGTGGGTGGGTGCGGACAGGAAAAACAAATTTTTTATTTCCCCGTATTCCGTAAATTTTTCTCCGATGTTGGGATTATCCTCATTCAAAGCCTGAAACAGTCCCTTTTGGGGGGGAATGCTCTGACCGAAAAAGATTTGAAGATCTCCGCAGGTCAAATTGGAGGATACAAGGCCCACCAGACGGTCACGGGTGGAAAGGGCGCAGGCCAGATTCACTGCAAAGGTGGTTTTCCCGCTATTGCTGCCTCCCCAAACGGCAATGATTTTACCGCTCATGGCTTGCACCCCTTTTCTCAAAGATTAGATGCAGTTTCCCCGTATATTCGGCTTCGATGAGCTTTGTGGCCTGGGCTTCGGTGGCAACTAGGGTTACGGCTTTAGGTACGGGGTCACCGGAGGATGACTGGCCTTCCGCTTGTTGCTCCCGGACTTGAGCAGTGCTTTGTGTACGGGCATTTTCCACACTGTAAACCTCCAGTCCTTTCAGTTCAGGATACAGGATTACCTGTGGAGAGGCGCTTTGACCGTCGGATGCCTTAGTTATAAACACGGCCACCGTCACGAAATCACCACTTTGCAGATGGGAGGAAAGCCCTGCGGCGATGCTTGGTACGCTGATGGTGATAAGTCGCTGATTGTTTTTGGCTATATGGTCCAGCTTTTCATCGGCAAGATATTCGCCGAGCTTTTTTTGGGAAAAATAGTCCCCTTTGAAAATGTCGGCTTGTGCGATTTTACCAACAATTTGGGACTTGTCATTGATTACGTCCTCCGACAGGCCTAGTTTTCCAACTTCTGCCTGGACAAGGTGTTTATCCTCTATCCTGGTGCCTACAGGGATATCCTCTACTGCCCGCAGTACCATTACGGTTGCGTCCTTATTCTCGTAAAACCTTGGCAGAAGCACAAAGGAAACGGCTGCTGCCACAATGATGCAGAGGGTACTTAGAAATATCCGGTTTTTCAATATCTTCAAACTCTTTTTGCCTCCTTCCGTTGTGATGAATTAAAAAAGCTCCCTGTGTTTTCACAGAAAGCGTCATTACGGGCCGAAAAAAAAGGCGGGTGGTTTTTCTGCTTTTCGTCCTTTCTCCTTACAGCAGGCTCATTACTTTCCTCCCATACTGCTTTGCGGGTGATGTGGATTCGCCGAATCAAGGTACGGAAGGTTTTGGGTTTCTTTTGTGTTGTCTGTTTCATAAAGGGCTCCTTCCATATAGAATTTCATGGTATTACCAGCCGGCGGAAATATTTCTTTTTTCGGCTGGTAAATTTTTAGGGGAGGGGTGTGGGGAGGGGGAAGGCGCAAGGCCGCTATGCGATGCCTGCAAGCAAAAGGACAGACTACCCCCTTGGTGTAAAATCACCTCGTTAATCATTAGGTATGACACATTTTTCTTTGCTGCATTTCCTACTATGCTTGTCAAAGTATCGGCATTGCTTACAATCCTCATCCCTCACTGGTTTTGCAGAAAGCTCATGGTCATGCTTCGGTTTTTCTTGCATTATGCGCTCGTATGCGCGCAGCCGCCCTTCTGTAAAGTACATGGAAGCACCTCCTTTCAAAAAGGGCATAAAAAAACGTCCTCATTCATGAGAACGAATTGCCATGTGTCACGATCATATTTTGTTTTATCGTTCCTGTTCCCGCTGCCGCTTCTTATACCAGCTTTCCAGCAGCTGGACAATCAAGTCCTCCTTTTGCTTCTCGGTAAAGTTCTTAGGGAAAAAGCGGTCGATGCGTTCACGCTGGATATTGAGTTTTTCTTTTTGATTGGGCTTTTCCTCGGTAAGAATGGAAAAGATGACATCTACACTTAGCCTGCCGTCCTGACTGAGCTTTTTCATCCTCTGCGCCTGTGCTAAAGACGGGGTGCAGTCCTCCGACTGCATGGTGTTATATAGTTCCTGCTGTTCCTTTTCGGCTAAGTAGGAAAGCTCCACAGCCGGATTAAAAGCAATCTGCTTTTCGTCCACCATTTCAAGAAGTGGCGGTGTAAGTTCAGTGAGGCGAATATAGCGGGAAATTTGATTACGACTTTCGCCTACTTGTTCTGCAAGAATTTCTCTGGATTCTTTGCCAAAAGAATTACTCCCAACTTGGGCGGAATTTTTACTTGGCCTGCCTGCTTGTCGCTTCATGGCCTCCAGTTTCATCTTATATGCAAAGGCTTTTTCGCTCGCCAGTATGCTTTCCCGTTGTAGATTGCTGTCAACCATGATAATTGTGGCGGCATCGTCGTCTAATTCACGGACAATACAGGGCATTGTTTCCTTGCCTGCAAGCTCACTTGCTTTTTTGCGCCGGTGTCCGGCAACCATTTCATAGCCGCCATCCGGTTTCGGTCGCACAAGGCCGGGGACTAAAACACCGTACTGTTTTACGCTATCGGCCATTTCCAGCAAGGCTTCATCCGCTTTCACTTTAAAAGGGTGGTTGGGAAAATCGCTGATTCCCGAAAGAGGAATTTCCAGCACCTTTTCTCGTTGGCTATCTGCGCGGCTCTCCTCTGTGGAAAAAAGTTCATCTACTGAGGTCAGCTTGATGCTGTTTCGCACGTCGTTTTTCGCCAATGTCCTGCACCTCCTTTGTAAAGGCTTGATAGGCTTTAGCAGCTATTCCGTGCGGGTCAAACGCATAAATGCTTTTTCCCTGCGCGCTTGTTTCAGCCGCCCGGATGGACAGGGGGATTTCCGTTTGAAATACTCGCAGCTTGTCGCCGTAGTCCCGCCGCAGGATAAAGGAAATATCCTTTGCAAAGTTGGTGCGGTTATCCACCATTGTTAGTAGTACACCA comes from the Desulfitibacter alkalitolerans DSM 16504 genome and includes:
- a CDS encoding LPXTG cell wall anchor domain-containing protein yields the protein MELKAILAIVLCLVIVGGAVYLHIKRKKK
- a CDS encoding prepilin peptidase; its protein translation is MATLLCAIPILWAAVMDYRKRIIPDWTWIAIFLIGAASAFLLPYPALLERIVGFLLPGLCLFFLAAKFGGVGGGDIKLTAAMGFCFGLFSLAVILFIALLPACIYAKATKQKSVPLAVFLSIGFFTYAGALFIYELIC
- a CDS encoding TadE/TadG family type IV pilus assembly protein, producing the protein MGNFKRIMNNQKGDAFVFILILVFFILTLAAILIEYFRMESLYQQVEYVLQRGVNDSVEYAMLDEYRRDGYSRMDSALAEETLYEYLHESMGLNPEMDKYANGQWVYELEIESLEATDDPPWLTLKGTLKTRSIFGFLTGKVRLPFTISSVNNRIEKGGSE
- a CDS encoding DUF4320 family protein, whose translation is MNRKHRGIRGRNSPPQPFKKLLLGRKGSAYYELIIKTLVVITLMATVMSFLSIFTAYLNLNHMCRRVVRVVELEGQVSNNAYDVFYRLKEQTGLSPEMTIENVEYCDGIQKIQLRDTFTVTMTDSYAFTLFKPSFTPPVQINIPMKVSITGMSEKYWKLSE
- a CDS encoding ATPase, T2SS/T4P/T4SS family, translated to MNNRFSVNDLIYRANKRRSDSRESNLEAQDYGEILDKLQRIIAKNHSAELAQVLYSEEAEGKLKDLIMRYLNSEHMVAKGIQNISELVDMIYDDMAGLGLLSPYLQDSDVEEVNVNGYNGIWVLYKDKKVRLSNTFGSPEACANIAKKMSRFGNVILDGSKPIGDSFIARGIRMSGAIEPCVDPDAGAIASVRKQKPSYITRENLIGWETATPEELDLLTLCVNNGISVAIAGATGSGKTSDMGYILSCISKDKRIITIEDTRELTLAQFDDNDVMVNDVIHLLTKEEPNPITMLDLLKLSLRLHPTVLVPAEMRGKEALTVQEAGRTGHTIVSTLHANSARSAYDRILTMCLEAGTSLSEERLLKNIVEAFPIMLFKMQLPDKSRKYMEIFEATGVKDGEVTGSTLFKFVVDHYEKDETGRITKVIGNHRRMENISYALAERLLVNGVELTEIRRFAGSGYSPEGG
- a CDS encoding AAA family ATPase translates to MSGKIIAVWGGSNSGKTTFAVNLACALSTRDRLVGLVSSNLTCGDLQIFFGQSIPPQKGLFQALNEDNPNIGEKFTEYGEIKNLFFLSAPTHYTGLLCDAVTLREAERMMNAASLVFDILIVDGAAEVTNPVSGVGLWLAERIYTLHKPSMAAQMWHEGVSDFVRELHIADKQTHILQLPNGEFDDKTYRSMTELPFAYELPYIKRAGELENVGTPIYFFQDRTCKRYGKVLEQIAKGICGGEAS
- the cpaB gene encoding Flp pilus assembly protein CpaB; its protein translation is MKILKNRIFLSTLCIIVAAAVSFVLLPRFYENKDATVMVLRAVEDIPVGTRIEDKHLVQAEVGKLGLSEDVINDKSQIVGKIAQADIFKGDYFSQKKLGEYLADEKLDHIAKNNQRLITISVPSIAAGLSSHLQSGDFVTVAVFITKASDGQSASPQVILYPELKGLEVYSVENARTQSTAQVREQQAEGQSSSGDPVPKAVTLVATEAQATKLIEAEYTGKLHLIFEKRGASHER
- a CDS encoding ParB/RepB/Spo0J family partition protein — protein: MAKNDVRNSIKLTSVDELFSTEESRADSQREKVLEIPLSGISDFPNHPFKVKADEALLEMADSVKQYGVLVPGLVRPKPDGGYEMVAGHRRKKASELAGKETMPCIVRELDDDAATIIMVDSNLQRESILASEKAFAYKMKLEAMKRQAGRPSKNSAQVGSNSFGKESREILAEQVGESRNQISRYIRLTELTPPLLEMVDEKQIAFNPAVELSYLAEKEQQELYNTMQSEDCTPSLAQAQRMKKLSQDGRLSVDVIFSILTEEKPNQKEKLNIQRERIDRFFPKNFTEKQKEDLIVQLLESWYKKRQREQER